One genomic region from Pseudoduganella lutea encodes:
- a CDS encoding DUF445 domain-containing protein — MPSRDPLVRLRRIRRIATSLLAAMAAVFVAARLLQPDYPWLGFVAAFAEAAMVGGLADWFAVTALFRHPLGLPIPHTAIIPRNKDRIGANIAEFLEHNFITPDVVRNELKDVDLAGIGARWLADDANNRAVAERIVGTIPAVLNMIEDRDAAAFFGGTLASGMKDVKLAPLTGQVLSVLVANGQHIRLLQKVLGLVGSALEENRGYIRQKVHDHSPKWMPKMVDEKFYERLMDGIQSILDDMADENGAWRERFHTAIMELIEKLEESPEYEARLRGLLARGITHPLFREYVAGVWADIRGRLLAASESPESRLLLRTQGALRIFSTALEKNDTVRTKLNEWLKSFATEAIVERRSLIVAVVRKVIDKWDAETISAKLETQVGSDLQFIRINGTLVGGVVGVLLYAISLVLGGH; from the coding sequence TTGCCGTCCAGGGATCCGCTCGTGCGGCTGCGCCGCATCCGCCGCATCGCCACCAGCCTGTTGGCCGCGATGGCCGCCGTGTTCGTTGCCGCGAGGCTGCTGCAGCCGGATTACCCGTGGCTGGGCTTCGTGGCCGCGTTCGCCGAAGCGGCCATGGTGGGCGGCCTGGCCGACTGGTTCGCCGTCACCGCCCTGTTCCGCCACCCGCTCGGCCTGCCGATCCCCCATACGGCGATCATCCCCCGCAACAAGGATCGTATCGGCGCCAACATCGCCGAATTCCTCGAACATAACTTCATCACCCCCGACGTGGTGCGTAATGAACTGAAGGATGTGGACCTGGCCGGCATCGGCGCGCGCTGGCTGGCGGACGACGCCAACAACCGCGCCGTGGCCGAACGCATCGTCGGCACCATCCCCGCCGTGCTGAACATGATCGAAGACCGCGATGCCGCCGCTTTTTTCGGCGGCACGCTGGCGTCGGGCATGAAGGACGTGAAGCTGGCGCCGTTGACGGGGCAAGTGCTGTCGGTACTGGTGGCGAATGGCCAGCACATCCGGCTGCTGCAGAAGGTGCTGGGACTCGTGGGCAGCGCGCTGGAAGAAAACCGCGGCTACATCCGGCAAAAGGTGCATGACCACAGCCCGAAATGGATGCCGAAGATGGTCGATGAAAAATTCTATGAACGGCTGATGGATGGCATCCAGAGCATTCTCGACGACATGGCCGACGAAAACGGCGCATGGCGCGAGCGTTTCCACACGGCGATCATGGAGCTGATCGAAAAGCTGGAGGAATCGCCCGAGTACGAGGCCCGGCTGCGCGGCTTGCTGGCCCGGGGCATCACGCACCCGCTGTTCCGAGAGTATGTGGCCGGCGTGTGGGCGGACATCCGTGGCCGGCTCCTGGCCGCCAGCGAATCGCCCGAATCGCGCCTGCTGCTGCGCACGCAGGGCGCGCTGCGCATCTTCAGCACGGCGCTTGAAAAGAACGACACGGTAAGGACGAAACTGAACGAGTGGCTGAAAAGTTTCGCCACCGAGGCGATTGTTGAACGGCGCAGCCTGATCGTGGCCGTGGTGCGGAAGGTGATCGACAAGTGGGATGCGGAGACGATCTCGGCAAAGCTGGAAACACAGGTGGGCAGTGATTTGCAGTTCATCCGCATCAACGGCACGCTGGTCGGCGGTGTGGTGGGCGTGCTGCTGTATGCCATCTCACTGGTGCTGGGCGGGCATTGA
- a CDS encoding TetR/AcrR family transcriptional regulator — MQSDTKPRWERRKDARPQELLAAALDLFVDRGYAATRLEDVARRAGVSKGTLYLYFENKEELFKAVVRDNIVAVIGRAEIDVAAADSTSCNELLRAMLRRWWADVASTRASGLAKLMVAEAGNFPEIARFYNEEVISRGHALIGSIVRRGVERGEFMPVDPEMMTRVLTAPVTMLMLWAHSFDPCCGPVDAEAFLDTWLGLVERGMARPV, encoded by the coding sequence ATGCAATCCGACACGAAACCGCGCTGGGAGCGCCGCAAAGACGCCCGGCCGCAGGAACTGCTGGCCGCCGCGCTGGACCTGTTCGTGGACCGCGGCTATGCCGCCACCCGCCTGGAAGACGTGGCCCGCCGCGCCGGCGTGTCGAAAGGCACGCTATACCTGTATTTCGAAAACAAGGAAGAGCTGTTCAAGGCTGTTGTCCGCGACAACATCGTGGCCGTGATCGGCCGGGCGGAAATCGATGTCGCCGCCGCCGACAGCACGTCGTGTAATGAATTGCTGCGCGCGATGCTGCGCCGGTGGTGGGCGGACGTCGCCTCCACGCGCGCTTCCGGCCTGGCCAAGCTGATGGTGGCCGAAGCGGGGAACTTTCCTGAAATCGCCCGCTTCTATAACGAGGAAGTCATCTCGCGCGGCCATGCGCTGATCGGCTCGATCGTGCGGCGCGGCGTGGAGCGGGGCGAATTCATGCCTGTCGATCCCGAGATGATGACACGCGTGCTGACCGCCCCGGTCACGATGCTGATGTTGTGGGCGCACAGCTTCGACCCCTGCTGCGGGCCGGTGGACGCCGAAGCCTTCCTGGATACCTGGCTGGGCCTCGTCGAACGCGGCATGGCACGTCCTGTCTGA
- a CDS encoding protein-L-isoaspartate O-methyltransferase family protein produces the protein MNIEQARFNMIEQQIRPWDVLDTDILDLLMVVKRENFVPEAYRKLAFVDTSIPLPGGASMLNPKIEARIVQDVHVKKHENVLLVGAGSGYVAALLAHLARHVTVVEIDPTLKEMAQKNLAANGVTNVTVELGNGAQGWANGAPFDVIVFAGALPVLPETVLQQVKPAGRILAIIGESPVMSAHLITRTGDSGYATKKLFETDVQPLQAAVTPSHFTF, from the coding sequence ATGAATATCGAACAAGCCCGATTCAACATGATCGAACAGCAGATTCGTCCCTGGGACGTGCTGGACACCGATATCCTCGATCTGTTGATGGTCGTCAAACGCGAGAATTTCGTGCCGGAAGCCTACCGGAAGCTGGCTTTTGTCGACACGTCGATTCCGCTGCCGGGCGGCGCATCGATGCTGAACCCGAAGATCGAAGCGCGCATCGTGCAGGACGTGCACGTGAAGAAGCATGAGAACGTGCTGCTGGTCGGTGCCGGCAGCGGCTACGTGGCCGCACTGCTGGCGCACCTGGCCCGCCATGTCACCGTGGTCGAGATCGACCCAACGCTGAAGGAAATGGCGCAGAAGAACCTGGCCGCCAACGGCGTCACCAACGTCACCGTGGAACTGGGCAACGGCGCACAGGGCTGGGCCAACGGCGCGCCGTTCGACGTGATCGTGTTTGCCGGCGCGCTGCCTGTGCTGCCGGAAACGGTGCTGCAGCAAGTGAAGCCGGCCGGCCGCATCCTGGCGATCATCGGCGAATCGCCCGTCATGTCCGCGCACCTGATCACCCGCACCGGCGACAGCGGCTACGCTACAAAGAAGCTGTTTGAAACCGACGTGCAGCCGCTGCAGGCCGCCGTCACGCCGTCGCACTTCACGTTCTGA
- a CDS encoding rhodanese-like domain-containing protein, whose translation MQQITAPELAAWLADEKRTRPFLLDVRENWEYDTCHIEGATLMPMQTIPARIDDLDEEAEIVCICHHGARSLQVAAFLERHGFGKVTNLTGGVHAWALQVDESMPKY comes from the coding sequence ATGCAGCAGATTACCGCTCCGGAGCTGGCCGCCTGGCTGGCCGATGAAAAACGCACGCGCCCGTTCCTGCTGGACGTGCGCGAGAACTGGGAATACGACACCTGCCATATCGAAGGTGCCACCCTGATGCCGATGCAGACCATCCCGGCCCGCATCGACGACCTCGACGAAGAAGCGGAAATCGTCTGCATCTGCCACCACGGTGCGCGCAGCCTGCAGGTGGCGGCGTTCCTGGAGCGGCATGGCTTCGGCAAGGTCACCAACCTGACGGGCGGCGTGCATGCCTGGGCACTGCAGGTGGACGAATCGATGCCGAAGTACTAG
- a CDS encoding TolC family outer membrane protein, with translation MQRPLIAVLIASAISMAAPAAQAADLIQVYQQALANDATYASARNALTAGQERSTQGRSQLLPGISLQGSHSRFYGSSTPPVGVKVDNDTHQNVYTLALSQPLFDYAAWQSYQQSKLSQAQAEVQFAQAQQDVLLRVAQAYFDVLTAQDNLSSIQAQKSATTEQLASAKRNFEVGTQTITDTHEAQAAYDLVVAQEFAAINALEVARTALQQIIGTAPATLSTLRAGVTIAPPQPANIEPWISAAEADNFNVALQRLNVEIAKREIARNRAGHLPTVDFTANSTRNSQPAVGIARGTTVGVTWTVPIFNGFAVTSKVRETIALEEKARNDLEANRRAASQSARQAYLGVNSGLAQVKALEAAEVSSQSALESNKLGYQVGVRINIDVLNAQRQLYSTQRDLSKARYDTIMNGLRLKAAAGTLKEDDLVPINALLTN, from the coding sequence ATGCAGAGACCCCTTATCGCCGTGTTGATCGCCAGCGCGATCTCGATGGCCGCACCCGCGGCACAGGCGGCCGATCTGATCCAGGTTTACCAGCAGGCGCTGGCGAACGATGCCACGTACGCCAGCGCACGCAATGCGCTGACGGCGGGGCAGGAGCGGAGCACCCAGGGGCGTTCTCAGTTGCTGCCGGGTATTTCGCTGCAGGGCAGCCATTCGCGCTTCTATGGTTCGAGCACGCCGCCGGTTGGCGTGAAGGTCGATAACGACACCCACCAGAACGTCTATACGCTGGCGCTGTCGCAGCCGCTGTTCGATTATGCCGCCTGGCAGTCCTACCAGCAGAGCAAGCTGTCGCAGGCGCAGGCCGAAGTACAGTTCGCGCAGGCGCAGCAGGACGTCCTCTTGCGCGTGGCGCAAGCCTATTTCGACGTACTGACGGCGCAGGACAACCTGTCCTCGATCCAGGCCCAGAAGTCGGCCACCACCGAGCAGCTGGCATCGGCCAAGCGCAATTTCGAGGTGGGCACGCAGACGATCACGGACACGCACGAGGCGCAGGCCGCCTATGACCTGGTGGTGGCGCAGGAATTCGCCGCCATCAATGCACTGGAGGTGGCCCGCACCGCGCTCCAGCAGATCATCGGCACGGCCCCGGCAACGTTGTCAACGCTGCGCGCCGGCGTGACGATCGCGCCGCCGCAGCCGGCCAATATCGAGCCATGGATCTCGGCCGCCGAAGCCGACAACTTCAACGTGGCGCTGCAGCGGCTGAACGTGGAAATCGCCAAGCGGGAAATCGCCCGCAACCGCGCCGGCCACCTGCCGACCGTGGACTTCACGGCCAATTCGACCCGCAACAGCCAGCCGGCCGTGGGCATTGCCCGCGGCACGACGGTGGGCGTGACGTGGACGGTACCGATCTTCAACGGCTTCGCCGTCACCAGCAAGGTGCGTGAAACGATTGCGCTGGAAGAGAAGGCCCGTAACGACCTGGAGGCGAACCGGCGCGCCGCCTCGCAAAGCGCCCGCCAGGCTTACCTGGGCGTGAACAGCGGCCTGGCCCAGGTGAAGGCGCTGGAAGCGGCGGAAGTATCGAGCCAGTCCGCGCTGGAATCGAACAAGCTGGGGTACCAGGTGGGCGTGCGGATCAACATCGACGTGCTGAACGCGCAGCGCCAGCTGTACTCCACGCAGCGCGACCTTTCAAAGGCGCGCTACGACACGATCATGAATGGCCTGCGACTGAAGGCTGCGGCCGGCACGCTGAAGGAAGACGATCTCGTGCCGATCAATGCGTTGCTGACGAATTGA
- the gloA gene encoding lactoylglutathione lyase yields the protein MRILHTMLRVGDLQRSIDFYTKVLGMKLLRTSDNPEYKYTLAFVGYGNNPDHAELELTYNYGVDSYDLGNAYGHIAISTENIVEACNAAKDSGGNVTREPGPVKGGTTVIAFITDPDGYKVELIERSFDAEGGGLR from the coding sequence ATGCGCATCCTGCACACCATGCTGCGGGTCGGTGACCTGCAGCGCTCCATCGACTTCTACACCAAGGTGCTCGGCATGAAACTGCTGCGCACCAGCGACAATCCGGAGTACAAGTACACGCTGGCCTTCGTCGGCTACGGCAACAACCCGGACCACGCGGAACTGGAGCTGACGTACAACTACGGCGTCGACAGCTATGACCTGGGCAATGCCTACGGCCACATCGCGATCTCGACCGAGAACATCGTCGAGGCCTGCAATGCCGCGAAGGACAGTGGCGGCAACGTGACCCGCGAACCGGGCCCGGTGAAGGGCGGCACCACGGTGATCGCGTTCATCACGGATCCGGATGGCTACAAGGTCGAACTGATCGAGCGCTCGTTCGATGCCGAAGGCGGCGGCCTGCGGTAA
- a CDS encoding PQQ-dependent sugar dehydrogenase produces MKPILVLGALLAGGAALAQNAQYPVGWGPNPQLPAPEKSLIPTVNVASTDVWKGDEKPVAAAGFTVTAYARNLDHPRWLHVLPNGDVLVAETNAPPKPEDSKGVKGAIMKHMQKKAGAVTPSANRITLLRGVDANGAAQQRHVFLKNLSSPFGMVLVDKDFYVANSDAVVRFPYEEGKTSIAATGVKVMSLPAGPLNHHWTKNITASPDGKFLYMTVGSNSNVAENGIDKEEGRAAIWELERATGKSRLFATGLRNPNGMAWEPRTKTLWTVVNERDELGNDLVPDYLTSVKDGGFYGWPYSWFGQHVDTRVKEQRPDLVAKAIVPDYALGAHTASLGLEFYQGKLFPASYQGGAFIGQHGSWNRKPHSGYKVVFVPFADGKPSGPPQDILTGFLSKEERAKGRPVGVAVAKDGALLVADDVGNTIWRVVPAAR; encoded by the coding sequence ATGAAACCGATCCTCGTCCTTGGCGCCCTGCTGGCTGGTGGTGCCGCGCTGGCCCAGAATGCGCAGTATCCGGTGGGCTGGGGCCCGAATCCCCAGTTGCCGGCACCGGAAAAATCGCTGATCCCCACCGTGAACGTGGCCTCCACCGACGTGTGGAAAGGCGACGAAAAACCGGTGGCCGCGGCCGGCTTCACGGTCACGGCCTATGCGCGCAATCTCGACCATCCGCGCTGGCTCCACGTGCTGCCGAATGGCGATGTGCTGGTGGCCGAAACGAACGCGCCGCCCAAGCCCGAAGACAGCAAGGGTGTCAAGGGCGCCATCATGAAGCACATGCAGAAGAAGGCGGGCGCCGTGACGCCGTCGGCAAACCGCATCACGCTGCTGCGCGGCGTGGATGCGAACGGCGCGGCGCAGCAGCGCCACGTCTTCCTGAAGAACCTCAGTTCGCCGTTCGGCATGGTCCTGGTCGACAAGGACTTCTATGTGGCGAACTCCGATGCCGTGGTGCGCTTCCCCTACGAGGAAGGCAAGACTTCGATCGCCGCCACGGGCGTAAAAGTGATGAGCCTGCCGGCCGGCCCGCTGAACCATCACTGGACCAAGAACATCACCGCCAGCCCGGACGGCAAGTTCCTGTACATGACGGTCGGCTCGAACTCGAACGTGGCGGAAAACGGCATCGACAAGGAAGAAGGCCGCGCCGCGATCTGGGAGCTGGAACGCGCCACCGGCAAGTCGCGGCTGTTCGCCACGGGCCTGCGCAACCCGAACGGCATGGCGTGGGAACCCAGGACAAAAACGCTGTGGACCGTCGTCAACGAGCGCGATGAACTGGGCAATGACCTGGTGCCGGATTACCTCACGTCCGTGAAGGATGGCGGCTTCTACGGCTGGCCCTACAGCTGGTTCGGCCAGCATGTCGATACCCGCGTCAAGGAACAGCGGCCCGACCTGGTGGCAAAGGCCATTGTGCCGGACTACGCGCTCGGCGCGCACACGGCCTCCCTGGGCCTGGAGTTCTACCAGGGCAAACTGTTCCCTGCCAGCTACCAGGGTGGCGCGTTCATCGGCCAGCACGGTTCATGGAACCGCAAGCCTCACAGCGGCTACAAGGTGGTGTTCGTGCCGTTCGCCGACGGCAAGCCCTCCGGCCCGCCGCAGGATATCCTCACCGGCTTCCTCAGCAAGGAAGAACGTGCCAAGGGCCGCCCGGTCGGCGTGGCGGTTGCGAAGGATGGCGCCCTGCTGGTGGCCGATGACGTGGGCAACACGATCTGGCGCGTGGTGCCGGCAGCCAGATAA
- a CDS encoding DUF3667 domain-containing protein, with protein sequence MPSFTEFAHEFITHYVALEGKLWGTFARLLFRPGALTNEYLAGRRRRYVEPLRVYLTLSILFFALVKFSGVDIYRENDAAVAGSAAHGTAAHTVASENRVRLGAALAPDVSRWAPGVRAAADRFDALDSEAKGRVLKDGFFRYAPYAMFCLMPVFALYLKGLYAGTGRRYGEHLLFALHSNAFAFAMFSAFLLVPDGFFKFVLFCWLIGYLPWAMQRVYRKGLFGTAWRWAVLMALHLMSMALAILGAAFLGVALAH encoded by the coding sequence ATGCCCAGTTTCACCGAGTTCGCCCATGAATTCATCACCCACTACGTGGCGCTGGAAGGCAAACTGTGGGGCACCTTCGCCCGGCTGCTGTTCCGGCCTGGCGCGCTGACGAACGAATACCTGGCGGGCCGGCGCCGGCGCTACGTGGAACCGCTGCGTGTGTACCTGACGCTGTCGATCCTGTTCTTTGCGCTGGTCAAGTTTTCAGGCGTCGACATTTACCGCGAAAACGATGCTGCCGTTGCCGGCAGCGCGGCACATGGCACGGCGGCGCACACGGTGGCAAGCGAAAACCGCGTGCGACTCGGCGCCGCGCTGGCGCCGGACGTGTCACGCTGGGCGCCCGGCGTGCGGGCGGCGGCCGACCGGTTCGACGCCCTCGACAGCGAAGCCAAGGGGAGGGTGCTGAAGGATGGCTTCTTCCGTTACGCGCCCTACGCGATGTTCTGCCTGATGCCGGTGTTTGCGCTGTACCTGAAAGGCTTGTACGCCGGCACCGGCCGGCGCTATGGCGAGCACCTGCTGTTCGCGCTGCACAGCAATGCGTTTGCCTTTGCGATGTTTTCCGCCTTCCTGCTGGTGCCGGATGGATTCTTCAAGTTCGTGCTGTTCTGCTGGCTGATCGGCTACCTGCCGTGGGCCATGCAGCGCGTGTACCGCAAGGGCCTGTTCGGCACCGCCTGGCGCTGGGCGGTGCTGATGGCGCTGCATCTGATGTCGATGGCGCTTGCGATCCTTGGCGCGGCGTTCCTCGGCGTCGCACTGGCGCACTGA
- a CDS encoding NAD kinase gives MPATPAMYNTIALVVRPNTAGIEDSVRDVLAFLHEGGYSVVFDTDTADHLNMPEIPAMSAQGIGEKCDCAIVMGGDGTMLGIARQLAPFEVPLIGINQGRLGFMTDIPRDGMLPVLARILAGTHKAERRTLLEGRVLREGKAIHVGLAVNDVVVARGAGSGMVELRVDVDDHFMYNQRSDGLIVSTPTGSTAYALSAGGPLLHPTLGGIVMVPIAPHALSNRPIVLPDSSEIVIEINRGRDITVNFDMQTFASLMPQDRIHIRRSPHAMTFLHPEGWSYYNTLREKLHWNEYPSTDGRI, from the coding sequence ATGCCTGCCACTCCTGCCATGTACAACACGATCGCGCTGGTCGTCCGGCCCAATACGGCCGGCATCGAAGATTCCGTGCGCGACGTGCTCGCCTTCCTGCACGAGGGTGGTTACAGCGTTGTGTTCGATACCGACACGGCGGATCACCTGAACATGCCCGAGATTCCCGCCATGAGCGCGCAGGGCATCGGCGAGAAATGCGACTGCGCGATCGTGATGGGGGGCGATGGCACGATGCTGGGCATCGCCCGCCAGCTGGCGCCGTTCGAGGTGCCGCTGATCGGCATCAACCAGGGCCGGCTGGGCTTCATGACCGATATCCCGCGCGACGGCATGCTGCCCGTGCTGGCGCGCATCCTGGCCGGCACGCACAAGGCCGAGCGCCGCACCCTGCTCGAAGGGCGTGTGCTGCGTGAAGGCAAGGCGATCCACGTCGGCCTGGCCGTCAACGACGTGGTCGTGGCGCGCGGCGCCGGTTCCGGCATGGTGGAACTGCGCGTCGATGTCGACGATCACTTCATGTACAACCAGCGTTCCGATGGCCTGATCGTTTCCACGCCCACCGGCTCCACGGCCTATGCGCTGTCGGCCGGCGGTCCGCTGCTGCACCCCACGCTGGGCGGCATCGTGATGGTGCCGATCGCGCCGCACGCGCTGTCGAACCGCCCGATCGTGCTGCCCGATTCGAGCGAGATCGTCATCGAGATCAACCGCGGGCGCGACATCACGGTGAACTTCGACATGCAGACGTTCGCCAGCCTGATGCCGCAAGACCGCATCCACATCCGCCGTTCACCGCACGCGATGACCTTCCTGCATCCGGAAGGCTGGAGCTACTACAACACGCTGCGCGAGAAACTGCACTGGAACGAGTATCCGTCCACGGACGGAAGAATCTAA
- the recN gene encoding DNA repair protein RecN has product MLRTLSIRDFVIVDSIELEFSAGFTVFTGETGAGKSILIDALTLALGGRGDASVVREGAAKADITADFAITEAARQWLEANECASEDGGALLRRVIDNAGRSKAYINGIAATAAQLRELGDLLVDIHGQHAHQSLLKADAQRELLDSQAGANGKEVTVAYKAWRALAKQLEEFETNAANVLLERERLEWQVSELDKLAPKPGEWAEIGNEHSRLSHAASLLEGAQEALSVISESDEQPIVSQLSSLNQKLAKLVSVDTELQPVVDLIESARIQLQESAYALNTYLDRVELDPERLRVVDARMEALHSSARKYRVDPDDLPAEHARLVAQLAQLADATDIEGLRKQEAKLKDDYLAVARKLSATRATAARALSDAVTKAMQDLNMTGGRFEVALHPCEPSAKGLEQVEFLVAGHAGVAPRPLAKVASGGELARISLAISVITSNATTVPTLIFDEVDSGIGGGVAEVVGRLLKRLGQERQVLCVTHLPQVASQGNSHFQVAKSTLANGKTASRIEVLDAKARVEEVARMLGGLEITATTRKHARELLAS; this is encoded by the coding sequence ATGCTGCGTACATTGTCCATCCGCGATTTCGTCATTGTCGATTCCATCGAACTGGAGTTTTCCGCCGGCTTCACGGTGTTCACAGGCGAAACGGGCGCCGGCAAGTCGATCCTGATCGATGCCCTGACACTGGCGCTGGGCGGGCGGGGCGATGCGAGCGTGGTGCGCGAAGGCGCGGCCAAGGCCGACATCACGGCCGATTTCGCGATCACTGAAGCGGCGCGCCAATGGCTCGAGGCGAACGAGTGCGCCTCCGAGGATGGCGGTGCGCTGCTGCGCCGCGTGATCGACAACGCCGGCCGCTCCAAGGCCTACATCAACGGTATCGCCGCCACCGCCGCCCAGCTGCGCGAACTGGGCGACCTGCTGGTGGACATCCATGGCCAGCACGCCCATCAGTCGCTGCTGAAGGCGGATGCGCAGCGCGAACTGCTCGACAGCCAGGCCGGCGCGAACGGCAAGGAAGTGACGGTCGCCTACAAGGCCTGGCGCGCGCTGGCCAAGCAGCTGGAGGAATTCGAAACCAATGCCGCCAACGTGCTGCTCGAACGCGAGCGCCTGGAGTGGCAGGTGAGCGAGCTCGACAAGCTGGCGCCGAAGCCGGGCGAGTGGGCCGAGATCGGCAACGAGCACAGCCGGCTGTCGCATGCGGCCAGCCTGCTCGAAGGCGCGCAGGAGGCGCTGTCCGTGATTTCCGAATCGGACGAGCAGCCGATCGTGTCGCAGCTGTCGTCGCTGAACCAGAAGCTCGCCAAGCTCGTGTCGGTGGATACGGAATTGCAGCCGGTCGTCGACCTGATCGAATCGGCGCGCATCCAGCTGCAGGAATCGGCGTATGCGCTGAACACCTACCTGGATCGCGTGGAGCTCGACCCGGAACGCCTGCGCGTAGTCGATGCGCGCATGGAAGCGCTGCATTCATCGGCGCGCAAATACCGCGTCGACCCCGACGACCTGCCGGCCGAACATGCACGGCTGGTCGCGCAACTGGCCCAGCTGGCCGATGCCACGGATATCGAAGGCTTGCGCAAGCAGGAAGCAAAACTGAAGGATGATTACCTGGCGGTGGCGCGCAAGCTGTCCGCCACGCGCGCCACGGCGGCGCGCGCGTTGAGCGACGCCGTCACGAAGGCGATGCAGGACCTGAACATGACGGGCGGCCGCTTCGAGGTGGCGCTGCATCCATGCGAGCCTTCCGCCAAGGGGCTCGAACAGGTGGAATTCCTGGTGGCCGGCCACGCCGGCGTGGCGCCGCGGCCGCTGGCCAAGGTGGCTTCCGGTGGTGAACTGGCGCGCATCTCGCTGGCCATTTCCGTCATCACGTCGAACGCCACCACCGTGCCCACGCTGATCTTCGACGAGGTCGACAGCGGCATCGGCGGCGGCGTCGCCGAAGTGGTGGGGCGGCTGCTCAAGCGCCTGGGCCAGGAGCGCCAGGTGCTGTGCGTGACCCACCTGCCGCAGGTGGCCAGCCAGGGCAACAGCCACTTCCAGGTGGCGAAAAGCACGCTGGCTAACGGCAAGACCGCTTCGCGCATCGAAGTCCTCGATGCCAAGGCCCGCGTCGAGGAAGTGGCCCGCATGCTGGGCGGCCTCGAGATCACCGCCACCACCCGCAAGCACGCCCGCGAATTGCTGGCTTCCTGA
- the hemH gene encoding ferrochelatase, with translation MAFAKEPPHQHGTVSGSAIVLVNLGTPDAPTRGAVRRYLKQFLSDPRVVEIPRAVWWFILHGVILPFRSGQSAKKYASIWTEDGSPLRVHTQNQAMLLHEALQARGHQDVTVAMAMRYGTPALPDVLARLKADGCDRIVVLPAYPQYSGTTTGSIWDAVFKHYRKIRNIPELRLVKNYHDHEAYIEALRQNVLAHWEQHGRAKKLVMSFHGVPKRTLLLGDPYHCECHKTARLLAAALKLRDEDYIVTFQSRFGKAEWLQPYTAPTVQKLAQEGVRSIDVICPGFTSDCLETLEEIAMEVRHDFLTAGGKEFHYIPCLNESPAWIAALAEIAEQHMIGWPAMVSPSQRAMRQHDAARGRERAIALGAAD, from the coding sequence ATGGCTTTCGCGAAAGAACCTCCTCACCAGCACGGCACCGTCAGCGGCAGCGCGATCGTGCTGGTCAATCTCGGCACGCCCGATGCGCCCACGCGTGGCGCCGTGCGCCGCTATCTGAAGCAGTTCCTGTCCGACCCGCGCGTGGTCGAGATCCCGCGAGCGGTGTGGTGGTTCATCCTGCACGGCGTGATCCTGCCGTTCCGTTCCGGCCAGTCGGCGAAGAAATATGCGTCGATCTGGACGGAAGACGGCTCGCCGCTGCGCGTCCACACGCAGAACCAGGCAATGCTGCTGCACGAGGCGCTGCAGGCGCGTGGCCACCAGGATGTGACGGTGGCGATGGCCATGCGCTACGGCACGCCGGCGCTGCCGGACGTGCTGGCCCGCCTGAAGGCCGACGGCTGCGACCGTATCGTCGTGCTGCCGGCCTATCCGCAATATTCCGGCACCACCACCGGTTCGATCTGGGATGCCGTGTTCAAGCATTACCGGAAAATCCGCAATATTCCTGAACTGCGGCTGGTCAAGAACTACCACGACCACGAAGCCTATATCGAGGCGCTGCGCCAGAACGTGCTGGCACATTGGGAACAACATGGCCGCGCGAAAAAGCTCGTGATGAGTTTCCACGGCGTGCCGAAGCGCACGCTGCTGCTGGGCGACCCGTACCACTGCGAGTGCCACAAGACGGCGCGCCTGCTGGCCGCCGCGCTGAAGCTGCGCGACGAAGATTACATCGTCACGTTCCAGTCCCGCTTCGGCAAGGCCGAATGGCTGCAGCCCTACACGGCCCCCACCGTGCAGAAGCTGGCGCAGGAGGGCGTGCGCAGCATCGACGTGATCTGCCCGGGCTTTACCAGCGACTGCCTGGAAACGCTGGAGGAAATCGCCATGGAAGTGCGCCACGATTTCCTCACGGCTGGCGGCAAGGAATTCCACTACATCCCCTGCCTGAACGAGAGCCCGGCATGGATTGCCGCGCTGGCGGAAATTGCCGAGCAGCACATGATCGGCTGGCCGGCGATGGTGTCGCCATCACAGCGCGCCATGCGCCAGCACGACGCCGCCCGCGGCCGCGAGCGCGCGATCGCGCTTGGCGCAGCCGACTGA